In one window of Lewinella sp. 4G2 DNA:
- a CDS encoding MotA/TolQ/ExbB proton channel family protein, whose protein sequence is MFSNLRYLLLQAEPTLTSTEEPIVESQNLFSVLLDSGILTMIIVGILLLLFVIACYIFLERVAVIKSAGAEDEGFMERIRLEMSAGNMANARALCATTDSPVARMVDKGLSRVGRPLRDIDASIENVGNLEIFRLEKGLSTLASIAGAAPMIGFFGTVTGMIAAFYEMSTAENITPDVLAGGIYSALLTTAAGLFIGILAFVGYNYLVASVERVVYKMERSTTEFMDLLQEPG, encoded by the coding sequence ATGTTTTCCAACCTTCGCTATCTCCTGCTGCAGGCAGAACCCACCCTGACCAGCACGGAAGAACCAATCGTCGAAAGCCAGAATCTGTTTTCCGTATTGCTGGACTCCGGCATCCTGACGATGATCATCGTTGGTATTCTGCTGTTGTTGTTCGTGATAGCCTGTTACATCTTTCTGGAACGCGTTGCGGTGATTAAATCCGCCGGTGCTGAAGACGAAGGATTCATGGAGCGCATCCGCCTGGAAATGTCGGCCGGAAACATGGCCAACGCCCGCGCCCTTTGCGCCACGACGGACAGCCCCGTTGCGCGGATGGTGGACAAAGGCCTGAGCCGCGTCGGCCGCCCACTACGGGATATCGATGCTTCCATTGAGAACGTTGGTAACCTGGAGATCTTCCGCCTTGAAAAAGGACTGAGCACGCTGGCCAGTATCGCCGGTGCCGCCCCCATGATTGGCTTCTTTGGTACCGTGACCGGTATGATTGCGGCATTCTACGAAATGAGTACGGCGGAGAACATTACGCCGGACGTCCTCGCCGGTGGCATCTATTCCGCCCTGCTGACGACGGCTGCGGGCCTCTTCATCGGTATCCTCGCTTTCGTTGGCTATAACTACCTCGTCGCCTCCGTGGAGCGAGTCGTTTACAAGATGGAGCGGAGTACTACGGAGTTTATGGATCTATTGCAGGAACCGGGGTAA
- a CDS encoding biopolymer transporter ExbD, translated as MPLKRSNKPNAEFNMSSLTDIIFLLLIFFMLTSNFVQIKPFELPRSDSQTVAPTNIVVQLEKDGKVSVNSQEVRGAAIAAAVNDAIAQSDDEENTTVTIVAETGVPFKNITPIMTLAAQNRARAIIATQPK; from the coding sequence ATGCCCTTAAAACGCTCCAATAAGCCCAACGCGGAATTCAACATGTCCTCCCTCACGGACATCATTTTTCTGTTGTTGATCTTCTTCATGCTGACGTCCAACTTCGTGCAGATCAAGCCCTTTGAACTGCCGCGCTCGGATAGCCAGACGGTGGCCCCGACGAACATCGTCGTCCAGTTAGAGAAGGACGGCAAGGTGAGCGTCAACAGCCAGGAAGTGCGGGGAGCCGCCATCGCCGCCGCGGTAAACGACGCCATCGCCCAATCCGACGACGAAGAAAACACCACCGTGACCATCGTAGCCGAAACCGGCGTACCCTTCAAAAACATCACTCCCATCATGACCCTCGCCGCGCAGAACCGCGCCCGGGCGATCATCGCTACTCAACCTAAGTAG